Proteins encoded in a region of the Tripterygium wilfordii isolate XIE 37 chromosome 21, ASM1340144v1, whole genome shotgun sequence genome:
- the LOC119989420 gene encoding uncharacterized protein LOC119989420, producing the protein MGGAIPTTLTIENYHPSTFLSMDSGSLSHDELEREMNLFSQPPDINLPLSSEPSPPPLTWNDPCDILDAGLGTQIYEAEAVVNIPKVARKCAKRIDSVWGAWFFFSFYFKPVLNDKSKCKITRDSNGVSGYDKSDLQLDAFLVQHDMENMYMWVFKERPDNALGKMQLRSYMNGHSRQGERPFPFSVDKGFVRSHRMQRKHYRGLSNPQCVHGIEVVRSPNLMNLDEEEKKRWMELTGRDINFSIPQEASDFGTWRNLSTAEFDVERPTLPLRSSVNQHARKLLNGTGLNLSTPPSDHSSGDGMDLSPVSNKRKKDSFAHGHDDECLPNLHSDRGLDMQIHPVEPAWVNEFSGAMKHVCGPVTAAKTIYEDDEGFLIIVSLPFVDIHRVKVTWRNTDTNGIVKISCVSTACVPCIKRHDRTFKLTDPAPEHCPPGEFVREIPLPNRIPEDAKLEAYGDETGTMLEIIVPKLRVGPEEHEVRVCFRHSPWSERTLLT; encoded by the coding sequence ATGGGGGGGGCCATCCCCACAACTTTGACCATAGAGAATTATCATCCATCCACTTTTTTGTCAATGGATTCAGGCTCTTTGTCACATGATGAATTGGAGAGAGAGATGAACCTCTTTTCTCAGCCTCCCGATATTAATCTCCCACTTTCATCTGAGCCTAGCCCACCTCCCCTGACTTGGAATGACCCTTGTGACATCTTGGATGCTGGCCTAGGGACTCAGATATACGAGGCTGAGGCAGTTGTTAACATACCAAAAGTTGCCCGTAAATGTGCCAAGCGGATTGATTCTGTGTGGGGTGCATGGttcttttttagtttctacTTCAAGCCTGTTTTAAATGACAAATCCAAGTGTAAAATAACCAGGGACAGCAATGGTGTGTCTGGGTATGATAAATCAGACTTGCAGCTTGACGCTTTCTTGGTTCAGCATGATATGGAGAACATGTACATGTGGGTTTTCAAGGAACGACCTGACAATGCTCTGGGGAAGATGCAGCTTAGGAGTTACATGAATGGGCATTCACGCCAAGGTGAGCGCCCATTTCCATTCAGTGTGGACAAGGGTTTTGTACGTTCTCATAGGATGCAAAGGAAGCACTACAGGGGTCTTTCAAACCCTCAGTGTGTTCACGGGATTGAAGTTGTTCGGTCGCCCAACCTCATGAATCTTGAtgaggaggaaaagaaaaggtggaTGGAACTCACAGGGAGAGATATAAACTTCAGCATCCCACAAGAAGCCAGTGATTTTGGAACGTGGAGGAATCTTTCAACTGCTGAATTCGATGTTGAGCGGCCAACCCTTCCATTAAGGAGTTCTGTTAATCAGCACGCAAGAAAATTGCTGAATGGTACTGGTTTGAATTTATCAACTCCACCATCAGACCATAGCAGTGGTGATGGAATGGATCTTTCCCCTGTGTCCAACAAACGAAAGAAGGATTCCTTTGCACATGGTCATGATGATGAATGTTTGCCTAATCTGCATTCTGACAGAGGTCTGGACATGCAAATCCACCCAGTTGAGCCAGCTTGGGTAAATGAGTTTAGTGGTGCCATGAAGCATGTTTGTGGGCCTGTTACTGCCGCAAAAACTAtatatgaagatgatgaagggTTCTTAATTATTGTTAGCTTACCCTTCGTGGATATACATAGGGTGAAAGTTACTTGGAGGAACACTGACACAAATGGAATTGTAAAGATATCTTGTGTGAGTACAGCCTGTGTGCCATGTATTAAGAGACATGATAGGACATTCAAGCTAACAGATCCAGCACCGGAGCATTGCCCTCCAGGGGAATTCGTCAGGGAGATTCCCCTTCCAAACCGCATTCCAGAAGATGCAAAACTTGAAGCATATGGGGATGAGACGGGAACAATGCTTGAGATTATTGTGCCCAAACTTCGTGTAGGACCAGAAGAACATGAGGTCCGTGTATGCTTTCGCCATTCTCCATGGAGTGAAAGAACATTGTTGACCTGA
- the LOC119989421 gene encoding E3 ubiquitin-protein ligase Os04g0590900-like, translating to MAEENNSKLTVALIGFASAALVFSLYHLISESSCFTRPSGPSRREPRPSMAQNMEAPNSTESSMAELIPAHKYYKGVGLVAHDGMCAVCLSEFEDGEDLRTLPECLHSYHVECIDMWLSSHSSCPMCRTDAVPSPLSHEPRFGYTDLVAMNQNLVILQSGVVQSVSRTPRL from the coding sequence ATGGCAGAGGAAAACAATTCTAAGTTAACCGTCGCTCTAATCGGCTTTGCTTCCGCCGCCTTAGTGTTCTCTCTCTACCACTTAATCTCCGAAAGTTCGTGCTTTACCCGCCCCAGCGGCCCAAGCCGACGAGAACCGCGACCATCTATGGCCCAAAACATGGAGGCTCCAAACAGTACTGAGAGCTCGATGGCGGAGCTCATCCCGGCCCATAAGTATTATAAGGGAGTGGGCCTAGTGGCCCATGATGGCATGTGTGCCGTTTGCTTGTCTGAATTTGAAGATGGCGAGGACCTAAGGACTTTGCCCGAGTGTTTGCATTCGTATCATGTGGAATGTATTGATATGTGGCTGTCTTCGCACTCCAGTTGCCCAATGTGCCGCACTGATGCGGTGCCTTCCCCGCTGTCGCACGAGCCAAGGTTCGGTTACACAGACCTGGTGGCGATGAACCAGAATTTGGTTATTTTGCAAAGTGGTGTTGTGCAATCTGTATCTAGAACACCAAGGTTGTAA